GGACCTCGTGAACGCCGCGGTCGCCGATCGCGCTGGTGTCGACGGTCGCGCCGAGCATGGTCGCGACCTCGGGACTGTTCTCCTCGATGTACTTTCGGGCGTCTTCTTTCGTGAAGCCAGGCCCTGCGAGCAGGATGGCGTCGACGTCGATGTGTGAGAGCGCGCTCGCGAGCTCCCCGAACAGTTCGGAGCGCTCGCGGGCGTACTCGCCTTTTCCGGTGGGGCCGGTGATCGAGGCGTACTCCTCGGCCCCGTACTGCGCAACGGTGTGGATCGAGGCCGCGCCCTCTTCGACGGTGGCGATCGCGACGTCGGCGTTCTCGGTGGCCTCGACGGCCTCCTCGATCCGTTCGCGCTGGTCGGGCTGCCAGATCTTCTCGATCTCGATCTCCTCGCGTTCCTCGACGTTCAGGGTGTGGTGATGACCCACTTGATCTTCTCGGGAGGCCGACTCGATGGTGCCCGACACCCGGAGTCGGTTGGCGAACTTGTGGAACTCGCTCTCATCGACGGTGATGGTCACGGACATGGGCTCGCGCTCACCGCCGGTGTCGCGCATCCGGTCGTCGTCGCGCTGGATACGTCTGGTAGTATCGCCGGCAACGAGGTCGCCTGGTTCGAGCACGTAGGAGAGATGCCAGAGGTCGTCGAGGCTCTCGGGCACGAGCGTCCAGCGCTCGCGCCCGCCCTCGATGCGGGTGCGGCCGTCGATGCGCATGCGGAGACTGGGCGCTCGGTGGGTAAGTGCGCTGTCGTTCGTCGGGGTGGCGTCCGATTGGGTGTGAAAAAGTCTTGGGCAGAGCTGAGTGCTCAGACGGCGGGCTGTTCGTCGGCAGTCTCGCGAGTCTCGACCGTCCGGAGGTCGGCCCACGTCCGGCCGATGACGTAGTACGCCGCTACCGAGGCGTAGAAGCTCACGAACAGTCCCGGCACCGCGCCGAGAATCGGGATCACGGCGTTGAACGCCCCGGCGATGATCCCGCCGCCGACGATCACGCCGAGTGCGAGGAGCCAGCCGGTCGCGTACGCCCCGCTGAACAGGATCGGGCGGAGCGTGCCGAAGTCGAACGCGGCGGCGAGCGTCCCGCGTTCGGCGAAGTTCGCGGTCGCGGCGGGGATGACGTACCACGCCGCGAGCCCGAGGACGAACGTTATCGCGAGGCCGACGAGGAGGCCGAGGACGCCCGCGCCGACTGCGGCCGATCCGCCGTCGACGGAGCCACCGGTGGCGATGGCGACCGCCGAGCCGCCGACCAGCACCGCACCGACGACGAACGGGACGAACCCGTAGACGATCGCGATGACGGTGGCTTTCAGCCCCTCGATCCCCATCCGTCCCCAGTCGTCGAAGACCGGTGCGGTCTCATCGCCCGCAGCAGTCCGACGGAGGACGCGGACGAGATACCCGTTCACGAAGAAAACGGGAATCAGGAGGAAGCCGAACACGGACAGCAGTCCCCCGATGAGGACGGTGACGAGTGCGTCGTCGCTGTTTCTGAGGTAGTTGAGTGCGTCGCTGATCATGGTGTTTCCGAGATCGCTACTCGCCGCTGGCGGTGCAATCTCTGCCAGACCATACGACCGACGAGGAGATATAGTTATCGGTCGTTTCAGGCCCTGAATCGCCAGTTCTTCCCGTCGCATTCAGTTGTGGATGACGGATCGGATG
The genomic region above belongs to Halococcus salifodinae DSM 8989 and contains:
- a CDS encoding mRNA surveillance protein pelota, whose amino-acid sequence is MRIDGRTRIEGGRERWTLVPESLDDLWHLSYVLEPGDLVAGDTTRRIQRDDDRMRDTGGEREPMSVTITVDESEFHKFANRLRVSGTIESASREDQVGHHHTLNVEEREEIEIEKIWQPDQRERIEEAVEATENADVAIATVEEGAASIHTVAQYGAEEYASITGPTGKGEYARERSELFGELASALSHIDVDAILLAGPGFTKEDARKYIEENSPEVATMLGATVDTSAIGDRGVHEVLKRGAVEEVQAETRIAEEAEKIDELTSRIAQDAAATYGIEAVAEAADYGAIEELLVLDDRLREERAGEGEWTIDVNDVIESVEQQGGAVTVFSSEFAPGDQLGALGGIAALLRYRLE
- a CDS encoding DUF4013 domain-containing protein, with product MISDALNYLRNSDDALVTVLIGGLLSVFGFLLIPVFFVNGYLVRVLRRTAAGDETAPVFDDWGRMGIEGLKATVIAIVYGFVPFVVGAVLVGGSAVAIATGGSVDGGSAAVGAGVLGLLVGLAITFVLGLAAWYVIPAATANFAERGTLAAAFDFGTLRPILFSGAYATGWLLALGVIVGGGIIAGAFNAVIPILGAVPGLFVSFYASVAAYYVIGRTWADLRTVETRETADEQPAV